The nucleotide sequence CACGAAGAAAGGAAATGGAAAAAGCGCGGGAACTGTTCTACGCCATGACTGAGAAGAACGAGGTTTCTTGGAATGCAATGATCTCTGGTTACGTAGAGAGTGGGGATTTGGAAACGGCGTCACGTTTCTTCAAAGCGGCTCCCGTTAGAGGCGTGGTGGCGTGGACGGCGATGATCACAGGGTACATGAAGGCCAAGAAGGTTGAATTAGCTGAGGCTGTGTTCAAAGACATGACAGTGGATAAAAACCTCGTAACTTGGAACGCTATGATCTCTGGTTACGTCGAAAACTCTCGCGCGGAGGATGGATTGAAGCTTTTTAAAGCAATGCTAGAGGAAGGCGCTAGGCCTAACTCGTCTGGACTGAGCAGCGTTCTGCTCGGATGCAGCGAGTTATCGGCCTTACGGTTTGGGAGGCAAGTTCATCAGATAGTGTGCAAATCATCTACACTGTGTAATGACATTACCGCGTTGACGTCTCTGGTAAGCATGTACTGCAAATGTGGAGAGCTTGGTGATGCTTGGAAGCTCTTTCAGGGGATGAAGATGAGAGACGTTGTGGCGTGGAACGCGATGATCTCCGGGTACGCACAGCACGGGAAAGCTGAGAAGGCTTTGTCTTTGTTCCGTGAGATGAGGGTTAACAAGACCAGACCGGATTGGATAACGTTTGTTGCTGTTTTGCTGGCTTGTAACCATGCTGGGATGGTGGATACTGGCGTAGAGTATTTCGATTCCATGGTGAGAGATTACAGGGTGGAACCAAGGCCTGATCACTACACTTGTATGGTTGATCTTTTGGGCCGAGCTGGGAAGCTGGAGGAGGCGTTGGAGCTGATAAGATCAATGCCGTTTAAGCCGCACGCTGCTGTCTTTGGGACGCTCTTGGGGGCTTGTAGGGTGCACAAGAACGTGGACTTGGGTGAACTCGCAGCTGAGAAACTACTTGAGCTTGACCCGAGTAACGCAGCCGGGTATGTACAGCTTGCGAATATATACGCTTCGAGAAACCGTTGGGAAGACGTTGCAAGGGTTCGCAAGAGAATGAAGCAGAGCAACGTTGTGAAGGCACCTGGTTATAGCTGGATCGAGATTCGAAACAAGGTTCACCATTTCAGATCAAGCGATAGGATTCACCCGGAGCTAGACTCAAT is from Brassica napus cultivar Da-Ae chromosome A1 unlocalized genomic scaffold, Da-Ae chrA01_Random_2, whole genome shotgun sequence and encodes:
- the LOC125593882 gene encoding pentatricopeptide repeat-containing protein At4g16835, mitochondrial, with amino-acid sequence MLSRFNIHQPWKVRFFSRSTGNPDAILVGSCSSSSLPSPEPSTKPSSDQNQIFPLNKLIARHVRSGDIDGALRVFHGMRAKNTVTWNSLLVGFCKDPSRIKEAHQLFDEIPEPDTFSYNIMLTCHVRNGNFEKAQSFFDQAPFKDAASWNTMITGYARRKEMEKARELFYAMTEKNEVSWNAMISGYVESGDLETASRFFKAAPVRGVVAWTAMITGYMKAKKVELAEAVFKDMTVDKNLVTWNAMISGYVENSRAEDGLKLFKAMLEEGARPNSSGLSSVLLGCSELSALRFGRQVHQIVCKSSTLCNDITALTSLVSMYCKCGELGDAWKLFQGMKMRDVVAWNAMISGYAQHGKAEKALSLFREMRVNKTRPDWITFVAVLLACNHAGMVDTGVEYFDSMVRDYRVEPRPDHYTCMVDLLGRAGKLEEALELIRSMPFKPHAAVFGTLLGACRVHKNVDLGELAAEKLLELDPSNAAGYVQLANIYASRNRWEDVARVRKRMKQSNVVKAPGYSWIEIRNKVHHFRSSDRIHPELDSIHKKLKEMEKKMRLAGYKPELEFALHDVEEEQKERLLLWHSEKLAVAYGCLKLPEGSRIQVFKNLRICGDCHKAIEFMSEIERREIVVRDTTRFHHFKDGSCSCGGYW